A part of Pectinatus sottacetonis genomic DNA contains:
- a CDS encoding NAD(P)/FAD-dependent oxidoreductase — translation MSEKRPHVVIIGAGFGGIKAAKLLANEAVDVTLIDRNNYHLFQPLLYQVSTSMLSIDEIAYPTRAFFRKHKNVRFMLAHVQGFDPENKEVITPYKRVKYDYLIIAAGSTTNYFGMNNLAYTTYGMKTLREAIHIRNHVLHMFERAERESDPTIRKRMLTFVCVGGGPTGIEEAGSLSELIYNAMKDEYHGLDMNEVSIILIEATDKVLPMMPPDLRDETVKILQSKKVDVRLNTQVVDCSEDSLTLKDGSKIDTNTVIWAAGVKAVPVIEKLGSEVDRAGRVIVNKTLQVPGHPEIFAIGDCSHLEQNGRPLATIAPVATQGALVCVENIKKLIKGQTDLEEFVYHDVGSMATIGRGQAVMAKGSWKMKGFFAWCAWMLVHLMRLAGTHTNITVALKWAWNLLSGIRLGRIITNIPDNRDSK, via the coding sequence ATGTCAGAAAAAAGACCTCATGTAGTAATCATCGGTGCCGGATTCGGTGGAATAAAAGCGGCAAAATTACTTGCAAATGAAGCCGTTGATGTTACCTTGATTGATCGCAATAATTATCACTTATTTCAACCTTTATTATATCAGGTATCTACCTCTATGCTGTCAATTGATGAAATTGCCTATCCGACCAGGGCATTTTTCCGCAAACATAAAAATGTTCGTTTTATGCTCGCACATGTCCAAGGATTTGATCCAGAAAACAAAGAAGTTATTACACCTTATAAACGGGTAAAATATGACTATCTTATTATCGCAGCAGGTTCTACTACGAATTATTTTGGTATGAATAATTTAGCATATACGACTTATGGAATGAAAACACTGCGTGAAGCCATTCATATCCGCAACCATGTACTACATATGTTCGAAAGAGCTGAACGTGAATCTGACCCAACAATACGCAAAAGGATGCTTACCTTTGTCTGTGTAGGCGGCGGGCCTACTGGTATTGAAGAAGCTGGTTCTTTGTCCGAACTCATTTACAATGCTATGAAAGATGAATATCATGGACTTGATATGAACGAAGTTTCTATTATTTTAATTGAAGCTACTGACAAAGTTCTTCCCATGATGCCACCAGATCTACGTGATGAAACAGTAAAAATTCTCCAGTCAAAAAAAGTTGATGTACGTCTAAACACACAGGTCGTAGATTGCAGTGAAGACAGTCTTACTTTAAAAGATGGCAGTAAGATTGACACTAATACTGTTATATGGGCAGCAGGAGTAAAAGCTGTTCCTGTTATCGAAAAATTAGGTTCTGAAGTTGATCGAGCAGGACGCGTCATTGTAAACAAAACTTTACAGGTTCCTGGTCATCCCGAAATTTTTGCCATTGGTGATTGTTCTCATCTAGAACAAAATGGTCGCCCTTTAGCTACAATTGCTCCCGTTGCTACACAAGGAGCCTTAGTATGCGTGGAAAATATAAAAAAACTTATCAAAGGTCAAACCGATTTAGAAGAATTTGTCTATCATGATGTCGGCAGTATGGCAACAATAGGTCGTGGTCAAGCCGTAATGGCTAAAGGCAGCTGGAAAATGAAAGGCTTTTTTGCCTGGTGTGCCTGGATGTTAGTTCATCTTATGCGGCTTGCCGGTACTCATACTAATATAACAGTTGCCTTAAAATGGGCTTGGAATTTATTATCAGGTATAAGACTTGGCCGTATCATTACTAATATCCCCGATAATAGAGATTCTAAATAA